The following DNA comes from Candidatus Eremiobacteraceae bacterium.
CTCGACCTCGGCGACGTCGCACGCAGCATCGCGCGTGTCGCCGGCGAGACGGCGGGCGCCGAGTTCGCGGTCACCTATGTCGGCGACAACGATTCCCTCAGCATCGGCGGCGCGTGGAATGCGCCCCCGAATCTGGCGATCAACACGACGCTGAACCTGGCCGATCCGACCCTCGCGAACTATCCGCCGGTGCAGGCGCTGCGAGAGCGTCGTATCGTCGCGTACGAGGACGTCATGTCCGACGCGCAGTGGTTGCGGCAGGGTTGGGATCAGCAGGCGCTCGCACATGGCTTCAACGGTGTCATCGCGGCGCCGCTCGCGAACGACCGTCAGGTCGGCGCCGTCGTCATGTTCCTACGCGGTAAGCCTACGCTGGACTCGGCGGCGACGTCGCGGCTCGTCCGCCTCGGCGCGGAAGGGTCTGCGGCTATAGGATCCGCGCGCAAATTCGAACGCGCGCGCTCGGCTCGCGATTTCCTCAACCGCGTGCTCGAAGAATCGACCGACGCGATCGTCCAGATCGACCTGCAAGGTCTCGTCGTCGGCTGGAACGGCGGCGCCGAGCGGATGTTCGGCATGTCGCGCGATGAGGCGGTCGGGTCCGATTTCGCGGAGATGGCGATCGTGCCGCCGCTCAGCCGCGACGACGTCCGCGAGATGTTCTCGCGCGTCGCGCGAGGCGAGCACGTCCGATCGATGGAGATCGTCTGCCGCAGCCGCGACGGCGATCCGATCGACATGCTCTTGTCCGCGACTCCCTCGCGCGACGAGGACGGCAATATCGTCGGGCTCGTCGCGTTCAGCAAAGACATCACCGAGCAGAAGAAGCGCTTCGGCGAGCTGCTCGAGCAGAACCGGCGGCTCGCCGTCATCCGCGAGATCACCCGCGCATTCTCGCGCGAGGTTGGAGTCGTCGCGGTCGCGCAGAAGGGGCTCGACAAGCTTCTCGAAGCGCAACGTCTCGACGCCGGGCGCGTATACGTGTACGACGAGCGGGAAAGCCGTCTCGTGAATGTCGCGCAACGCGGCTTCGCACCGGAGGGCTGCGAGACGGTCGACGTCCGTCCGGTGACGACCGGCAGCGAAGGGCTGTTGTGCTCGGCGGTCTACTACCGCCAGACGAGCGTCCTCAACGACGTCGACGGGCAGATACTCGAGCATCCTCACCTCATCGATCGCGATCCCGCCGACGTGAGCGCGGTGCTCACGAAGCCGCTCGCGATCGGAGATCAGATCATCGGCGCGATCCAGGCCGTCGGTTTCGACGGACGGCGCCTGTCGTTCGACGATCAAAACCTTTTCCACGCCGTTGCGGACGAACTCGCGGCGTCGATGCGTGCCGCGCAGATGCTCGAAGAAGCGTCGCGCCTCGCGATCACCGATCCGCTCACCGGCTTGTACAACTACCGGTTCACGAACGATTTCTTGAAGAAGCGGCTTTCGGAAGCGCGCCGCCGTCGCCGGCCGTTCTCGGTCATCATGGCGGACGTCGACGGACTTCAGGCGATCAACGAGCGTCACGGCCGCTCGGTCGGCGACGACGTGCTCAAGCAGTTCGCTCGCTGTCTCGCGTCGTGTGTCCGATTGTCGGACGTCGTCGCGCGCTACGGCGGCGACGAGTTCATCGTGCTGCTCCCGGAGACGCAGCTCGGCGATGCCCTCATGCTCGCCGAGCGGATGGCGCACGCGTTCGCGACTCGCGATTGGGAGCGGCCGGTCGAGGATCTCGAGTTGAGCGCATCGATGGGCTGCGCCGCGTTCCCCGAATCCGGCTCGAACACCCAGATGCTCTTGAAGGCGGCCGACGCCGCGCTCTATCAGGCGAAGAAGGCCGGCAAGAACGCGATCTTCCCGCGCGCCGACTCGCTCCCTCGCTTCGCCGGCTGACCTCGC
Coding sequences within:
- a CDS encoding diguanylate cyclase, whose amino-acid sequence is MRVIAGDGHGEDRFESDGGLLRLVHSVETAESETEVFAVVASGVSSLFDAACAVIVLAPIDGSLEVAASSASFDEFAAAVRERRLPLSADGLAADAVLTGAYAVDRTPFADEPRALLELFPGRENVRAAAAVSLTAREGTIGVLVLFSDRETAFGSRRMEALRVFASIAALEIHRRRQLAGLIAQRSDARAMLEVAKALGRHTDEREVLADVVAHCRSSTGASFAIAWVLEGNLFRPAAIDGDDRGFALAAKLNADATLPLGQGPEGRAVRAQRIEAVKDVEGDRAYAPWLDAARASGFRSIVAVPLSSAERATVVAVYAADIDAFNDADLAHLEAYASHARLALDRARAFADAASSARDRALRAAGAGAVSHSLDLGDVARSIARVAGETAGAEFAVTYVGDNDSLSIGGAWNAPPNLAINTTLNLADPTLANYPPVQALRERRIVAYEDVMSDAQWLRQGWDQQALAHGFNGVIAAPLANDRQVGAVVMFLRGKPTLDSAATSRLVRLGAEGSAAIGSARKFERARSARDFLNRVLEESTDAIVQIDLQGLVVGWNGGAERMFGMSRDEAVGSDFAEMAIVPPLSRDDVREMFSRVARGEHVRSMEIVCRSRDGDPIDMLLSATPSRDEDGNIVGLVAFSKDITEQKKRFGELLEQNRRLAVIREITRAFSREVGVVAVAQKGLDKLLEAQRLDAGRVYVYDERESRLVNVAQRGFAPEGCETVDVRPVTTGSEGLLCSAVYYRQTSVLNDVDGQILEHPHLIDRDPADVSAVLTKPLAIGDQIIGAIQAVGFDGRRLSFDDQNLFHAVADELAASMRAAQMLEEASRLAITDPLTGLYNYRFTNDFLKKRLSEARRRRRPFSVIMADVDGLQAINERHGRSVGDDVLKQFARCLASCVRLSDVVARYGGDEFIVLLPETQLGDALMLAERMAHAFATRDWERPVEDLELSASMGCAAFPESGSNTQMLLKAADAALYQAKKAGKNAIFPRADSLPRFAG